A stretch of Sulfitobacter sp. THAF37 DNA encodes these proteins:
- a CDS encoding LysE family translocator, giving the protein MTIPYHDLLLYAGAMVALFVTSGPVMVAMMARAMSGGLRAAWPLALGVSTGDLLWPLMAALGITWILAVFDVFMVVLRGVACLVFLVMGLMLIRHRDAAPDRDSRLTRPGMWAGFVAGVIAILGNPKAALFYVGVLPGFFDLRSVTWQDLTAIVAVSVVVPLIGNLILAAFVGHIRGLLTDPRILRRINLVSGALLICVGLLIPLV; this is encoded by the coding sequence ATGACCATCCCCTATCACGACCTCCTGCTCTATGCCGGCGCGATGGTGGCGCTGTTTGTCACCTCCGGCCCGGTCATGGTGGCGATGATGGCACGGGCGATGTCGGGCGGCTTGCGCGCGGCATGGCCGCTGGCCCTGGGCGTGTCGACCGGCGATCTGCTCTGGCCGCTGATGGCGGCACTGGGGATCACATGGATCCTCGCGGTATTCGACGTCTTCATGGTTGTCCTGCGGGGCGTGGCCTGCCTTGTCTTTCTGGTGATGGGCCTCATGTTGATCCGGCACCGGGATGCCGCCCCGGACCGCGACAGCCGCCTGACACGGCCCGGCATGTGGGCCGGATTTGTCGCCGGTGTCATTGCAATTCTGGGCAATCCAAAGGCGGCGCTCTTCTATGTCGGCGTCTTGCCGGGCTTTTTCGACCTGCGCAGTGTCACCTGGCAGGACCTGACGGCAATCGTCGCGGTTTCCGTTGTCGTGCCCCTGATCGGGAACCTCATCCTGGCCGCTTTCGTGGGCCACATCCGCGGCCTTCTGACCGATCCCCGCATCCTGCGGCGGATCAACCTGGTTTCCGGCGCGCTGCTGATCTGCGTCGGGCTTCTGATCCCCCTGGTCTGA